The Paenibacillus sp. FSL R7-0345 DNA segment TGCAGGAGCATTTCGGAACCTTCCTGACCTCGGTAATGCTGCTGGCTGCCGTATGGATTGCCTACCGGATCTTCGGTTTCTGGAGAAGAAAGCGGCAATCCCGGGCTTCCAGGCAGGCTCCGCACAACCTTAAGGAGGGGAACGCCCATGAGGCAGGATTTCATTAAATTCCCGCTGCACCTCATTGTGCATCCGTTTGACAGCTTTTGGGATATGAAATATGAGGGCAAAGGAAAGCTGCGGGTAACACTGACCATTCTGCTGCTTGTGGTGATTTCCATGATCCTGAAGGATCAGTTCGCAGGCTTCCTGGTCAATTATAATGACCCGCGCCATTTAAACAGCATTGTACAGCTGTTTACCGTAGTTTTTCCGTTTTTCCTGTGGTGCCTGTCCAACTGGGCCATTACAACGCTGATGGACGGCGAGGGGAAATTCAAAGAGATCATGATGGCTACAGGCTATGCGCTTGTTCCCATTGTCATTATTTATACTCCGATGGTGGTGGCCAGCCGGTTCATGGCGGAGGAAGAAACGGCCTTCTACTATCTGATGATGTCAGTGGCATCCATCTGGTTCATCGGGCTGCTGTTCGTCGGCATTATGACCGTGCACCAGTACACCGTGCTCAAAACGGTTGTCACGATGCTGCTTACGGTAGTCGTTATGGGCATCGTTGTATTCCTGGGAACACTTGTCCTGAGCATGCTTCAGCAGATTACCGAGTTTTTTATCAACATCTACCGTGAATTGATTTTCCGTACATGAAGGAGGCCGCATCTGTGAAAAACCGAAAATTACCGGCTGCGGTGCTCGCCTGTGCCGCAGTCCTCTGTATCATCGCCGCAGCTATTCTGTACTTCAGCTCCCGCGGAGCGGAAGCTGTTGAGGCCTCCGCCTACATGGAGGTGACGGCTGAGCTTGAAGCGGGAAGCGAGCTGGCTGCACTGCCCGATTCCTCCGGCGGTGTGCCCGGTATGCTGCTGGCAGCGGATGATGCAGAGCTGTCCCTGTACTATAACGCTGAAACGGCCGAGATAGCGGTGAAGGATAAGCGGACAGGTCAGATCTGGTACAGCAATCCGGCAGGCCGCAATGAGGATACGCTGGCCTCTGGCTTTGAGAAGGAGCTGCTGTCCTCGCAGCTGACCGTACTGTTCCGCGACGCTGTAGGGACACTGGAATCGTACACCAACTTTGCCCAGAGCATCAGCAGCAAGCAGTTTACGGCCGAGAGCCTGAAGAACGGGCTGCGGATTACTTATACCATCGGGGATACGTCGGCAGGCATTGATGCGCTACCCCAATATATCAGTCAGGCCCGGCTGGAGGAGGCAGTGCTCTCCAAGCTGGATGCAGCGACCGCAAAATATGTTGCAACCCGCTACTATCCGAAGGACGGCAGCCCTGAAATCATGGAGCGGATCGATGCCCAGGTTTCCAAGCCGCTGGTACTCAAGAAAATGACCGCTGCCTTTGCGCTGGCGGGCTATTCTGCCGAGGATCTGGCGCAGGATAATGCGGAGAACGGAATCGGCGGGGGAGCGGGAACGTCCAAGCCCAATTTCATTATTCCGCTGGAATACCGGCTTGAGGAAGGCTCGCTGGTCGTGAAGGTTCCTGTGAGCCAGGTCAAGGAGAGCGGGCAATATCAGATCCGCAGTCTGGAGCTGCTTAATATGTTCGGCGCTGCGGACCAGCTGACGGACGGTTATATGCTGGTTCCTGACGGCTCCGGCAGCCTGATCCGTCTGAACAACGGCAAAGTGAAGGAAGAGCAGTATGTGCAGCGCGTGTACGGGCCGGACCCCAATGACAACAGCTACCGGCGCGGCCAGGTCAGCCAGAATGCCCGGATGCCGGTATTCGGCATGAAAGCCGGGGATGGCGCATGGTTTGCTGTCATTGAGAAGGGTGATGCGATCGCCAGTATCGCCGCCGATATCAGCGGCAAAAAGAATTCCTACAATTTCATTCACAGCAGCTATTCCTTGCGCGGCGAGGATGAGCTTGAGCTGTACACGGGAGCGACCATTCAGGAAATACAGCTGCTTAGCGAAGAAATTTACAAGGGCGATATTCAGGTCCGCTACAGCTTCCTGAATGGGGATAAAGCCAGCTATTCGGGGATGGCAGAGCTGTACCGGGATAAGCTGGTTGCGGAGAAGTCGCTCACGCCTCTGGCAGAGGAGCAGAGCATTCCGTTCTATCTGGATATGCTGGGCGCTGTCGACAAGCAGAAATCGCTGCTCGGCGTGCCTTACCGCTCCGAGATTTCCATGACCTCCTTCCGGCAGGCCGCACTGATTGCCGGGGAATTGAAGCAGGACGGCATCGGACGGCTGCTGATGCGGTACACCGGCTGGTCCGGCAAAGGCGTGAATCACTCCACGCCCGATAAGCTGAAGACCGAAAGCGTGCTTGGCAGCAAGTCGGAGCTGACCGCGCTGAGGGATCAGCTGGCACAGGCCGGCGGAACCCTGTTCCCGGATGTGGCTTTCCAGCAGATTTATCACAACGACGGCGGGTTCACACCCTCTTCCGATGCGGCAAGGTTTGTCACGCGGGAGGAAGCGGAGCTGTATCCTTACAACCGGGCGCTGAACCGGATGGATATGACGCTTGGAAGCTACTATTTGTTATCACCAGCCAAGCTGCCCTATTATGTGGACGCTTTTATGGATAAGTATGCCGGCTTTGGGATGGAAGGCGTGTCTCTGCGGGATCTCGGCAATGTGCTGAGCTCCGATTTCCGGGCCAGCCGGGTGATTCAGCGGGAAACGGCTAAAGCCATCGTGAAGGAGCAGCTGGACAGGATCAGCCAGGATGTCGGGCAGACCATGGTTTCAGGCGGCAACGCCTATGCCTGGCCTTATGCCGACCATCTGATTAATGTTCCTGAATCCTCAAGCGGGTTTGCGCTTACGGATGAAACGGTACCCTTTTACCAGATGGTGGTCCATGGCTTCATCAGCTATACCGGGGCACCGGTCAACCTGAGCGATGAGCAGGATATGCACACGCAGCTGCTCAGCTCTATTGAGCTGGGGTCAGCGCCTTATTTTTCATGGTCCTATGAGCCGTCTTCGAAGCTGAAGTTCACGCATTTTGACAGTATGTATGCGACCTCCTATAAGGACTGGTATGATCAGGCGGTTTCCATGTACAAGGAAGTGAATGAGGTGCTTGCCCCGGTACAGCGCGCGCAGATCGTAAACCATATACGCCATCAGGAGGGTGTTGTGGAGGTGCAGTACAGCAACGGGATATCTATCTATGTCAACTACACCGGCAAGGATGTCTCTGTGCAGGGAACAGCAGTCGGTGCCGGACAATATGTGATTGAAGGTGAACCGTCATGAACGGAAACAAGCTGAGCCTGCAGCATAAACGCTCTTTGCTGGGAATTGCTTTTATAACACCATGGCTGCTCGGATTTATATTCCTGTTCGCAGCACCGCTGCTGCGGTCCATCCAATTCAGCTTCAGTAAATTAACCGTTGATCCTTCGGGCTTTACGCTGGACGGAGTGGGCTGGGCTAATTTCAACAATGCTCTGTTTGTCGATGCAACCTTCAACCGCGTCCTGACCGAATCGGTCTGGGATATGGTGCTGAATGTGCCAATGATCCTGTTCTTCAGCCTGTTCTCCGCAACGCTGCTGAACCAGAAGTTCAGGGGAAGAATCGTCGCCCGGGCCATCTTTTTTCTGCCGGTTATTCTGGCCTCCAATGCCATATCGGCAGCAGAAGCTTCGGGGCTGATCAATCTGGTCGGTGATGCAACCGCGGTGAATGAACTGGGCCAATCAGGCTCCCAGTACAATGTCATGTCCATGGTGATGATTCTGAGCGATATCGGTCTGCCGCTGTCGTTCGTGGACTACATTGTGGATGCCATTCTGCGGATCTATGAGATTATAACCAGCTCGGGTGTGCAGATTCTGATTTTCCTTGCTGCACTGCAGTCCGTTCCCGGAGCGATGTATGAGGTTGCGAAGATTGAAGGGGCGACCGCCTATGAATCCTTTTGGAAAATCACGTTCCCGCTCGTGAGTCCGCTTATCCTGACTAATGTAATCTATACAATCATCGACTCCTTCTCGGGCAGTGCGGTAACGAAAATGATCTTCACAACGGCGTTCACCACCCAGAACTTCGGGCTGAGTGCGGCGATGTCCTGGATCTATACGGTGATCATAAGCATCATCCTGGTCATAGTGGGCTATGTGCTGTCCAAACGGGTGCATTACAACTGATTCATGCAAAGGAGGATACGGCATGCAGTCCCCGCAAGCTGTCCGTAAAGAAGCTCAGCATTACAGAATCCAGAAGGTGAGAGGCAGGGCAGTCGATATCCTGTACGCATTGTTCCGTTATGCGCTGGTAATAGGGATATCCTTCATCATTATTTATCCGCTGCTGATGAAGTTCTCCATTGCCTTCAAGGATAAGGCGGATATATATAACCCGACGATTTATATGATTCCCGTCCATTTCACGATGGACAATATCCGGATGGCAATGCAGATCCTGGATTACTTCCCGCTGCTCGGCAATACGCTGCTGTTCGTTGTCGTGACGACCCTGCTGACCACGGCCTCCTGTGCCCTGGCGGGGTACGGCTTTGCCAGATTTAACTTTCCGGGAAGCAACCTTCTGTTCGCACTGGTCATTCTGACATTGCTGGTGCCGACCAGCACACTGATGGTGCCGATGTACCTGCATTTCAGAAGCTTCGACATTCTGGGGATCATTCATCTGATCACCGGCAAGTCCGGGCTTAACCTGCTTAATACGTACTGGCCTTCCATTATTACCTCGGCAACCGCGATCGGTCTGAAGGCCGGCCTCTTTATCTATATCTTCCGCCAGTTTTTCAAGGGGATGCCGAAGGAGATTGAAGAAGCAGCCCTGATCGACGGCGCGGGCGGCGTAAAAACGTTCCTGCGGATCATGCTGCCCAATGCGGTCTCGCCGATGATCACAGTCATCCTGTTCTGCTTCGTGTGGCAATATAATGATACCTTTTTTACTTCGCTCTTTATGAGTGAGCTGGCGCTGATGCCTACCAAGGTAAGCTCGCTGGCGGCTCAGGCCAATGCCCTGATTCCGGGTATGCTGGGGGCAGGCGGGGGCGGGTCGGCGGTTAAGGCTGATCCAAACCACGTAGCCATGATTATTGACACCGGCATTCTGCTGGCCATTATTCCGCTGATTCTGCTGTATCTGGTTGTACAGCGGTATTTTGTGGAGAGTGTGGAGCGGAGCGGCATTATCGGATAAAACGGCTTCATGAAAAGAATGCTGGAGAGCTGCTTCGCTGCCTCCGGCATTTTTTTAAATATACAGAAACGGATCCTGTCCTGTTTAGGACGGCGTAGCCGTTTCTACTTGCAGGAAAGGGTGCGTACAATGAAAAATAAACATCTTTTCAGTCTGATCGTCCTGCTGCTGGCGGCTGCTCTGGCCTTGCCAGCACCGCTTGTTCACGCCAAGGCAGGGGATACTCCGCTGCAGGCTTATGTGGAAGCGTTGGGTCCCGGCTGGAACATGGGTAACACCTTTGAAGCCAGCGGGGATGAGACCTCCTGGGGCAACCCGCCTGTAACCAAGGCTTTTATTGAGCAGCTTGCCGCCGAGGGCTACAAGACGATCCGCCTTCCCATTACCTGGAGGCACCGGATGGGGGATGCCCCGGACTATGCCATTGATCCGGCCTTCATGGCGCGTATTCAGGAGGTGGTTGACTGGTCGCTGGAAGCGAAAATGCATGTGATGATCAACCTCCACCACGATTCCAACTGGATTATGAACATGGCGTCAGAGCATGATGAAGTGATGGCCAGATTTAATGCCGCCTGGACGCAGATTGCCGGCCATTTCAAGGCATATCCGGATACGCTGATGTTCGAGAGCGTCAACGAACCGCGTTACTCGGATGACTGGAGCAAGGATGAGCCTGAATATTTCACGATGCTGGATGAGCTGAACGTCTCCTTCCACAGCATTGTCCGCAGCTCCGGCGGCAACAACGGCAAGCGTCCGCTCGTGCTCTCTACACTGACTGCCGCCCCGACCGAGGCCAGGCTGCTGGAGCTGTCCAAGACGATAACGAAGCTTCAGGACAAGCGGCTGATTGCAACATTCCATTACTACGGCTATTATCCGTTCAGTGTAAACACAGCAGGCACTACAACCTTTGATGATACCGCCAGGCAGGATTTGATTCAGGCCTTCGACCGGGCGTACGACATCTTTACGTCCAAAGGCATTCCCGTTATCGTCGGCGAATACGGCCTGCTGGGCTTTGATAAATCACTGGAGACGGTGCAGCATGGCGAGATTCTGAAGTTTTTTGAGTACATCGGCTATTATGCCAGGGAGAAAAAAATGCCGCTGCTGCTGTGGGACAACGGACAGCACTTCGACAGACGAACCTTCAAATGGGTGGATGAGGAGCTGCATCAGGTGATGGTGCAGGGCTGGAAGGGGCGTTCCTCCAATGCGCAAAGCGATTCGGTTTACATTAAAAAAGACTCGACGCCGCAGGATACCGCGCTGGAGTTGAACCTGAACGGCAATGTCTTCAAAGAGCTGCTGGCCGGTGACAAGGTGCTTACGGAGGGTACGGACTATAGGCTAGAGGGAGAGCGGTTAATCCTTACCTCTGAACTGCTGAAGAGCCTGCTCACAGAGGAATACGGAGTGAATGCGGTATTGACCGCAAAATTTAGTAGCGGAGCTGACTGGCCCATAAAGCTGATTCGCTATGACACTCCTGTTCTGCGAAGCTCGCAGGGGCCGCAAGGAATCTATTCCCTGCCGGTCCTGTTTAACGGGGACAGCCTGGCTACCCTTGAAGCAGTCTATACCGCAGGCGGCAATGCCGGCCCGGATGAGTGGACCCCGTTCAAAGAATATATCCGCCATTTCTATCCGGACTACAAAACTGGCGAAATCAAGTTCACGGATGACTTCTGGGGCGGGGTGAAGGACGGGGAGATGCAGCTGCGGATGCATTTCCGCAGCGGCGAAATTGTTCCTTATACGATAACCAAGGAAGGCTTCTCGATTATCGGTGTGTCTGCTGAGGATGCATTGGCCGGGGTGGCAGTACAGCCGGCAGGACAACCGTCAGAGGCTCCTGAGATTTCTGCTAAGCCGGAGGAGTCAGCCGTTCCCGCACTTTCACCTGCCGGAGAGGAAGGTGGTTCTTCGCCTGGAATCGGTGGCAGCAAGCTGACCATGATAATAGTAGTTATAACGGGTCTGGTTGTCCTGGCAGCGGCTGGGATCTATTGGGGTAGAAGAGGAAAACGGAAGCGCGGCAGATGATACGACGGAGTTTTGTTACGGGGACGGAGTATGCCCTTTGGGCTATGCCTGATTCAAACGGCTTGAAGCGGGGCTATGGTATAGTAAGTACTAACTTATATCTTACATAGGAGGCCTCCCATGCTGAAATCATTGCAAGCCATTGAAGCTTACCGCGAAGGCCGGCTGCAGCCTTCGGCCGGACCGGCATGGCTGAATCTTATTGTGTCAGCCGAGATGCCGATCGTTAACCTGGAGCGGGTGGAATCGCTGCAGGAGCTGGATCAGCGCAATCCCGTGCTGGACTATGTGGAACGGAGTCTCAGTCTGCTTGACAGCCTGCAATTGTCTTACTGGATTAAGGAGCTGGCCGAGGAGACGCTGATCTGGTCGGAGACGGCCAAGGGCGGCACCCCGCGCCAGCGCCGGAAATGGCAGGAGGAGGGCATCAACTGCTTTGCCCATAATATAGGCTCCGCCCAGCTATACTGGCAGCACAACGCAGGGGAGACGTTTGATGTAACCGGAAGGCCGCAGGCATCTGCTCTCAGGGCGGCGGGTGTAGCGCAGGCGGAAACGCTGGTCATTGTACACCGGCTGATCGAGACGCACGGGCTGCTCGGCCAGCAGATCCGCGGCGAGGTTCCGCCGGAGGTCAACCAGCCGCTGGCTGCCATTGCCGAGGAAGGGCTGCTGACCGCAGATGAGCTGGAACGGCTGCTGTTTGCGCTGAACCACTGCATCATCGGTGCAGTCTCGCCGGTGCTGTGGCAGGATGTGCGCAGCGAGATCATGGAGCTGATCGCGGTCGTCGCATCCGGCGAGCCGGCTGAGCCGCTGCCGATGAAGGAGCGGCTGCGGCGCATGCGGTCCGGCCCGATCCTCCGCGGGGAGGATTTTGCAGCGGAATGGGGCCGTCTGGAGCAGGAGGGGCTGCCTGCAGAAATGCTTGAAGAGCTGCAGCCGG contains these protein-coding regions:
- a CDS encoding YIP1 family protein, with translation MRQDFIKFPLHLIVHPFDSFWDMKYEGKGKLRVTLTILLLVVISMILKDQFAGFLVNYNDPRHLNSIVQLFTVVFPFFLWCLSNWAITTLMDGEGKFKEIMMATGYALVPIVIIYTPMVVASRFMAEEETAFYYLMMSVASIWFIGLLFVGIMTVHQYTVLKTVVTMLLTVVVMGIVVFLGTLVLSMLQQITEFFINIYRELIFRT
- a CDS encoding DUF5696 domain-containing protein; protein product: MKNRKLPAAVLACAAVLCIIAAAILYFSSRGAEAVEASAYMEVTAELEAGSELAALPDSSGGVPGMLLAADDAELSLYYNAETAEIAVKDKRTGQIWYSNPAGRNEDTLASGFEKELLSSQLTVLFRDAVGTLESYTNFAQSISSKQFTAESLKNGLRITYTIGDTSAGIDALPQYISQARLEEAVLSKLDAATAKYVATRYYPKDGSPEIMERIDAQVSKPLVLKKMTAAFALAGYSAEDLAQDNAENGIGGGAGTSKPNFIIPLEYRLEEGSLVVKVPVSQVKESGQYQIRSLELLNMFGAADQLTDGYMLVPDGSGSLIRLNNGKVKEEQYVQRVYGPDPNDNSYRRGQVSQNARMPVFGMKAGDGAWFAVIEKGDAIASIAADISGKKNSYNFIHSSYSLRGEDELELYTGATIQEIQLLSEEIYKGDIQVRYSFLNGDKASYSGMAELYRDKLVAEKSLTPLAEEQSIPFYLDMLGAVDKQKSLLGVPYRSEISMTSFRQAALIAGELKQDGIGRLLMRYTGWSGKGVNHSTPDKLKTESVLGSKSELTALRDQLAQAGGTLFPDVAFQQIYHNDGGFTPSSDAARFVTREEAELYPYNRALNRMDMTLGSYYLLSPAKLPYYVDAFMDKYAGFGMEGVSLRDLGNVLSSDFRASRVIQRETAKAIVKEQLDRISQDVGQTMVSGGNAYAWPYADHLINVPESSSGFALTDETVPFYQMVVHGFISYTGAPVNLSDEQDMHTQLLSSIELGSAPYFSWSYEPSSKLKFTHFDSMYATSYKDWYDQAVSMYKEVNEVLAPVQRAQIVNHIRHQEGVVEVQYSNGISIYVNYTGKDVSVQGTAVGAGQYVIEGEPS
- a CDS encoding sugar ABC transporter permease produces the protein MNGNKLSLQHKRSLLGIAFITPWLLGFIFLFAAPLLRSIQFSFSKLTVDPSGFTLDGVGWANFNNALFVDATFNRVLTESVWDMVLNVPMILFFSLFSATLLNQKFRGRIVARAIFFLPVILASNAISAAEASGLINLVGDATAVNELGQSGSQYNVMSMVMILSDIGLPLSFVDYIVDAILRIYEIITSSGVQILIFLAALQSVPGAMYEVAKIEGATAYESFWKITFPLVSPLILTNVIYTIIDSFSGSAVTKMIFTTAFTTQNFGLSAAMSWIYTVIISIILVIVGYVLSKRVHYN
- a CDS encoding carbohydrate ABC transporter permease, with translation MQSPQAVRKEAQHYRIQKVRGRAVDILYALFRYALVIGISFIIIYPLLMKFSIAFKDKADIYNPTIYMIPVHFTMDNIRMAMQILDYFPLLGNTLLFVVVTTLLTTASCALAGYGFARFNFPGSNLLFALVILTLLVPTSTLMVPMYLHFRSFDILGIIHLITGKSGLNLLNTYWPSIITSATAIGLKAGLFIYIFRQFFKGMPKEIEEAALIDGAGGVKTFLRIMLPNAVSPMITVILFCFVWQYNDTFFTSLFMSELALMPTKVSSLAAQANALIPGMLGAGGGGSAVKADPNHVAMIIDTGILLAIIPLILLYLVVQRYFVESVERSGIIG
- a CDS encoding cellulase family glycosylhydrolase encodes the protein MKNKHLFSLIVLLLAAALALPAPLVHAKAGDTPLQAYVEALGPGWNMGNTFEASGDETSWGNPPVTKAFIEQLAAEGYKTIRLPITWRHRMGDAPDYAIDPAFMARIQEVVDWSLEAKMHVMINLHHDSNWIMNMASEHDEVMARFNAAWTQIAGHFKAYPDTLMFESVNEPRYSDDWSKDEPEYFTMLDELNVSFHSIVRSSGGNNGKRPLVLSTLTAAPTEARLLELSKTITKLQDKRLIATFHYYGYYPFSVNTAGTTTFDDTARQDLIQAFDRAYDIFTSKGIPVIVGEYGLLGFDKSLETVQHGEILKFFEYIGYYAREKKMPLLLWDNGQHFDRRTFKWVDEELHQVMVQGWKGRSSNAQSDSVYIKKDSTPQDTALELNLNGNVFKELLAGDKVLTEGTDYRLEGERLILTSELLKSLLTEEYGVNAVLTAKFSSGADWPIKLIRYDTPVLRSSQGPQGIYSLPVLFNGDSLATLEAVYTAGGNAGPDEWTPFKEYIRHFYPDYKTGEIKFTDDFWGGVKDGEMQLRMHFRSGEIVPYTITKEGFSIIGVSAEDALAGVAVQPAGQPSEAPEISAKPEESAVPALSPAGEEGGSSPGIGGSKLTMIIVVITGLVVLAAAGIYWGRRGKRKRGR